One window of the Bdellovibrionales bacterium genome contains the following:
- a CDS encoding lipocalin family protein yields the protein MMSLWVLLSLGVNAAAVQNYSQQILGTWQAFGYYYEDQWIQPDDPQLKMTFNFYGDGTHRLYWQLKTQKNFCENRGNWKIEGDQLILHVTWLNPENGSDCSSDPDMQLGKKTQTAIEIKEDKLFIKIPLADEFLIYVWSIVEDVAPHASANERWD from the coding sequence ATGATGTCACTTTGGGTTCTGTTGAGTCTAGGTGTCAACGCCGCCGCAGTTCAAAATTATTCACAGCAGATTTTAGGAACTTGGCAAGCCTTCGGTTACTACTACGAAGATCAATGGATTCAGCCCGATGATCCCCAACTCAAAATGACTTTTAATTTTTATGGAGACGGGACGCACCGTCTCTATTGGCAACTTAAAACCCAAAAGAATTTTTGTGAAAATCGAGGAAATTGGAAAATAGAAGGCGATCAACTGATTCTCCATGTGACTTGGTTAAATCCGGAAAACGGCTCCGACTGCAGCTCTGATCCAGATATGCAATTGGGTAAGAAAACTCAAACAGCTATCGAAATCAAAGAAGATAAATTATTTATTAAAATTCCACTGGCTGACGAGTTTCTTATTTATGTCTGGAGTATTGTTGAAGACGTGGCACCCCACGCATCAGCAAACGAGCGGTGGGATTAA
- a CDS encoding hybrid sensor histidine kinase/response regulator, whose product MNTCLKILLVDDDQDDYFHINNLLQEIQPSKYDLVWASNYYDGLKRLKEGHFDACLLDYRLGEKTGLDFLIESREHTFRCPIIFLTGLTDFDLDFKAMEMGASDYLVKNHLTASLLERSIRYSIKQAQDLDEINEVRAQILHKDRLASLGLLASSLAHEIGTPLGIIRSRAELAEKKAKENESLRKDMQIITLQIDRIAALVHSLLHLARDQKGSAGAVRLAEVIGDVLNLLEHEFERKNIRLIKPENSDFQVKAEAGPLGQVLINLLVNAIQAIESWNNEQKEVTRPAEVVFTVEDFADKVRITVADTGIGISEENFRHLFKPFFTTKDIGHGTGLGLAISYNIVNSWGGTIVVASQVGFGSKFSVILFKAG is encoded by the coding sequence ATGAACACGTGTTTGAAGATTTTATTAGTTGATGACGATCAGGATGATTATTTTCATATCAATAACTTACTCCAAGAGATTCAGCCATCAAAATACGATTTAGTCTGGGCCTCTAATTACTACGATGGCCTTAAGAGACTCAAAGAAGGACATTTCGACGCGTGTCTATTGGACTATCGATTAGGAGAAAAGACAGGATTGGATTTTTTAATCGAATCTCGAGAGCATACCTTTCGCTGTCCTATCATCTTTTTAACCGGGCTTACTGATTTTGATCTTGATTTTAAAGCCATGGAAATGGGAGCTTCGGACTATCTGGTAAAAAATCATTTGACCGCCTCCCTTCTCGAGCGATCGATACGTTACTCGATCAAGCAGGCTCAGGATCTCGACGAAATCAATGAAGTGAGGGCTCAAATACTTCATAAAGACCGCCTCGCATCTTTGGGACTTTTAGCTTCGAGCTTAGCTCACGAAATTGGTACACCTTTAGGCATTATCCGTAGTCGAGCTGAGCTTGCAGAAAAAAAGGCTAAAGAGAACGAAAGTCTTCGTAAGGACATGCAAATTATTACGCTTCAAATTGACCGCATTGCGGCCTTGGTGCATTCGCTACTTCATTTAGCTCGAGATCAAAAGGGGAGTGCGGGCGCTGTAAGGCTTGCCGAGGTCATAGGGGATGTTCTTAATCTGTTGGAGCATGAATTTGAACGTAAGAATATTCGTTTAATAAAACCTGAAAATAGCGATTTTCAAGTTAAGGCCGAAGCCGGCCCCCTTGGTCAAGTGCTGATTAATTTATTAGTCAATGCCATTCAGGCGATTGAAAGTTGGAATAATGAGCAAAAAGAGGTAACAAGGCCGGCGGAAGTCGTATTCACGGTCGAAGATTTCGCAGATAAAGTAAGAATAACCGTGGCTGATACAGGAATTGGAATCAGTGAAGAAAACTTTCGACATCTCTTTAAACCCTTTTTTACGACGAAAGACATTGGTCATGGCACTGGTCTCGGACTGGCGATTTCATACAACATCGTCAATTCCTGGGGTGGCACAATTGTTGTGGCTAGTCAGGTTGGCTTTGGATCGAAGTTTTCAGTAATACTATTTAAAGCTGGCTGA